The Porites lutea chromosome 11, jaPorLute2.1, whole genome shotgun sequence genome contains the following window.
gagtTTAAATTTCgcgctaaccctgggttaacttaACCCAACTTTGAACGGCCCGGCCCTCGACAAAAGCAGAGGCACGAGAGAACAAAAAACGCGGGCGCGCTAGCTTGCGAGAAAGCTCCCTCTTTGGGGTATATGGTGAGAGGTCACGCGCGAGCGGTAAGCAAAAGAGGTTCCCGGTGCGAGGAGTTATGAAGAGGATATCAAACACTTTTCATAAAGGGACAGTAACCATGTAAAAATGTTTGCCGTGATTTTTGCAGCAATAGCTCTAAaacgtgaaatgtttttttttttcattttttcatttcatttcatttcatttttcatttttcattttatttcatttcatttttatttcagtttttcatttttcatttttttttttcagttttaaccCATgttcatccttgccatccgcAGAAACAAACGACAGGAAActgtttcaatgcctaaatatacgagctttaaatagcaaaactggaccattagtTTTGGACAGGAGTTTTGgagtacaataatattattgatgcGAAGACCGCGGACAtcttttagctttttgaaaacgtagcaaatagcgtgacatagtCCCTTTAATAAACAACACACGCTCGTCagcaaaattgtaatcgttttTCGAATCTCTTGAAGTACTTGAATTCAATAGCAGCAACAGTGGCTGCAAAACTTTTGGTTGCTTTCAATAAATTCCAAACTTCATAAAACGGTTCACAATAATAACAGAACCAAGAGCTTATCAAGAGGGCTTATACTGCATGACAGTGTTACGCTTGATATCTGATGATCAGTTACTTCCTTTTTCGCGTGATCCACCATTCTTTAAGGCATATGACGCCATGCTTCTATTGGTTTATTGATTTTAGAAAGGCCCTCCAAAGACTGGTACGAAATATCAGCCTTGAAAGTAATGAATATCTGCCTTAAGGGCGTAGCCGCTAAAGGAATTATTCTATGGGTCTCGCTTTGACAATGATACGCTAATATACTCATATCAACTGTTACTTCCTAGAAAGAAATGTTTAGTCTGTAGTTATTACCGGGAATATTAATTAAATTCatgaatttgaaaagaaaagagaaaactctaGAAAACTGGATGATTTATGGAAAGTTAAACGTCTTCAAAATAAATGAGCTTACTCAAACGTGGTTTAAATGCCAACAAGATTTAAACAACTAACAGGagtgaaaaaaatagcaaaaatacaGCAAGAGTTTTTGGACATCACTCAAAACTGCTAGACCGaattatgtttgtttgttggttGCTAACCAACCCTCTGACAGTTTGACCCAAAAGTATTCTTGCTAACAGCGTTGGAATTTTGTTTATCACTACGGAAATCACATTGATATTGGTGACGAAGTTTCGACCTGCAAAACATTTGATTGTTGGTTCAACGAACGAGTAGACAACGCATCTGTATTCAagggaggaaaaagaaaacttcttgCCTAAAAACACAGCAACGACCTTTCAACTGTGACGATTCAATTCGTCAGAAGGAGGTGTCCAACCACTGCGAGCCAAAGAACTTCGTGGAATTAATTCGAAGACAATAACAAACGTCGTCTTTCTTTAGCCATTCATTCCAAATGGCCTGTCCCAATGTACTCGAACCGTCGGAAGAAAAATCGAATGGTACAAAGATATCGAGATTATTGATTGACGGAGGTACATACGTCTCGCGCAAGTTTTTCGACTCTTTTCATCCACCTGGGACACTTCCGCAAATAATaagcagagaaaaaaagaagctcGAGAAAGCGAAGAGGAAAAGATTAATTCGAGATGACCAGTGGAAAAAGTTGTTTCCATCTGATGGTAGTCCCAATTCGGAAGCGTTTGACATAACGCTTTTGCATTTCCTGATACGAGAAATCTATCTTGCTGATGAGATAGATGGATCTACATGGAACACAATGCCTAAGGAGAGTGATCAATCGGCGTTAGCTAATCTCATCCGTATCAGATGTTTTCGAAATGAAATTTACCACAGTGGTTCCACAGCCATTCCTAACGATGCCTTTGAAGAAATGTGGGCCAAAATTTCTTCCGCATTAGTAGCCTTGGGTCTCGACAAAACAGAGATAGACCGGTTGAAGAATGAACCCATCGATCATTGCACTCTTGAACGAGTGAAGGAAGACAATGAACAATGGAAATTAGCTCAAGAACTAAAGGGACGAATAGAGAACGTAGAGGGAGACGTACAGCAATTGAAAGAAAGGTTTTCCAACATTCAGGTTTCAGAACCACGAATTGAGTCCGAGCCTGACAGTTACCTTCCAGACGAAGTTGCTGGCGTTTTCGGGCGAGATAAGCAAATCAAGGAGGTCATTGAAGTTATCCGACAAGAAGCCTCCGTTGTGATAACCGGGGGGCCAGGATTTGGAAAGACAACTGTTGCAATCAAAGCAGCCTACAAACTCGTGCAAGAACATGGGAGGAGAGTGCTGTTCTGTGATTTAACATCCAAGAAAACATCACCCGATGTAGAAAAACTAATGCTTCTTACATGCAGTAATCACACCTCGCCAAATAATCCTCAACACTGGCTTTTTAACTGGAGTAAAGAGTTAAAGTCAAGCGTTACGTTCGTCCTCGACAACGCCGACGACGTCATGAATCGTGAGTGTGAGGAATTTTTGAAGTTCTTGAGTGATATTAGGACATATTCAAGACAAAAAGTCACTTTCATTGTAACCTCTAGAAGAGAATTCGGTGAAGGTATCAAACAAAGTAGGATTGTCAGGCTGGGTCATTTGACACCTGAAGAGGCAAAGCAGGTACTGTGGAGTCGGATGACCAATCCTGATTCTTTCAAGGAATGTCTTTCTAAAGCGGAACAATTGATTAAATTGTGTGGTTTTGTCCCTTTAGCACTTTGTATTGCTGGCTCCTTGCTTTCAAAAGGTGTCTACACGGAAGACGAATTAGTAATGCAACTGGAAACAGAACCCACTGCGGTTCTTCAATGTAATCGGAGACCGACGAAAGAAACCTCtgttgaaaaatcaataaatatctCCATGGCAGCCCTTGATACATGCGAGCAACAAGCTCTAATACTGCTAAGCAGCTTTCCCGGCTCATTCAATGACGAGGCTGCAAAGTTTTTAATTCGTAAAAAATGTTCGGCGACCGCAGGGGAGCAGGCCTCTTTAATTCTTTGCGAGCTCATCGACAGATCTCTCTTAGAGAAGCCAAGTTTGCAGAGATACCAAGTTCATTCACTTATTCAAGCATTTTCAAGGAAGTTTAGTCGAGAGAAATATCCGAACCTTTTGACTGAAGGCGAAAAATTGGCTTGCGCACATTTTATTTCTCGtattgataacaatgctaaaCAGTATTGGAGCAAGGACACTTGCAAAGCAGCCATCGATTCTTTCACCGAGGACAGGCATAATTTTGAGCACTTCCTTCAGGTCTACATTCAAGGAATGCAAAACCAAGAACatacaaaagaagaaatttgTAAGACCTTTTTTGACGATTTTCTACAAAAGTGTCTGTATTTGGAAAAGTGCTTACAACCAAGCTTTTACATTCAGATCTTGGAAAGTTTATTAACGTCACCTGAAC
Protein-coding sequences here:
- the LOC140951859 gene encoding uncharacterized protein, which produces MACPNVLEPSEEKSNGTKISRLLIDGGTYVSRKFFDSFHPPGTLPQIISREKKKLEKAKRKRLIRDDQWKKLFPSDGSPNSEAFDITLLHFLIREIYLADEIDGSTWNTMPKESDQSALANLIRIRCFRNEIYHSGSTAIPNDAFEEMWAKISSALVALGLDKTEIDRLKNEPIDHCTLERVKEDNEQWKLAQELKGRIENVEGDVQQLKERFSNIQVSEPRIESEPDSYLPDEVAGVFGRDKQIKEVIEVIRQEASVVITGGPGFGKTTVAIKAAYKLVQEHGRRVLFCDLTSKKTSPDVEKLMLLTCSNHTSPNNPQHWLFNWSKELKSSVTFVLDNADDVMNRECEEFLKFLSDIRTYSRQKVTFIVTSRREFGEGIKQSRIVRLGHLTPEEAKQVLWSRMTNPDSFKECLSKAEQLIKLCGFVPLALCIAGSLLSKGVYTEDELVMQLETEPTAVLQCNRRPTKETSVEKSINISMAALDTCEQQALILLSSFPGSFNDEAAKFLIRKKCSATAGEQASLILCELIDRSLLEKPSLQRYQVHSLIQAFSRKFSREKYPNLLTEGEKLACAHFISRIDNNAKQYWSKDTCKAAIDSFTEDRHNFEHFLQVYIQGMQNQEHTKEEICKTFFDDFLQKCLYLEKCLQPSFYIQILESLLTSPEPEIQQPVKRVVLLCLLGHEMRKIGGKIGEKTKYTDYMKKANQLFSEYEHEFKTQALSEVFYRQSYARYLLQRNETTGPDSEENGTGPDREYKTALHICEEKYPDHPETAATLMFAGRYAKRRHDYDDVIDKYNRALDIFETQLGLHLMTAQCYKDIADFLFAYDKKESCLDVTLKCYQLAFGMIRELEMDDQKESILTLKNYGVCQINNGNFQKGEKLLLKAESVAERELEENHPWKVLVKTEQAVFYKKARRRKEMAAALKEGLEMHYKIVGKRTLDGLRNKHVIREVLNCYPELFPLEKYPRS